In Nicotiana tabacum cultivar K326 chromosome 11, ASM71507v2, whole genome shotgun sequence, a single window of DNA contains:
- the LOC107823574 gene encoding PHD finger protein ALFIN-LIKE 5, which yields MEGGAQYNPRTVEEVFRDLKGRRTGLIKALTADVEEFYQQCDPEKENLCLYGFPSEQWEVNLPAEEVPPELPEPALGINFARDGMQEKDWLALVAVHSDAWLLSVAFYFGARFGFDKADRKRLFNMINDLPTIYEVVTGAAKKQVKERSSVSNHSSTKSKSNSKVGKYSKVEVKDEDDGLDEEEEEHGDTLCGACGENYASDEFWICCDICERWFHGKCVKITPAKAEHIKQYKCPTCSNKRPRP from the exons ATGGAAGGAGGCGCACAGTATAATCCTCGCACTGTTGAGGAAGTTTTTAGGGATCTCAAAGGCCGTCGTACAGGCTTAATCAAAGCCCTCACCGCTG ATGTGGAGGAATTTTATCAGCAGTGTGACCCTG AAAAGGAAAATCTTTGCCTTTATGGATTTCCAAGCGAGCAATGGGAAGTCAATTTGCCAGCTGAGGAGGTGCCTCCTGAGCTTCCAGAGCCAGCATTGGGTATAAACTTTGCCAGAGATGGGATGCAAGAAAAGGACTGGTTGGCTCTAGTTGCTGTTCACAGTGATGCATGGCTACTCTCTGTTGCCTTTTACTTTGGTGCCAGATTTGGCTTTGACAAAGCTGATAG GAAACGCCTGTTCAATATGATAAATGATCTGCCAACAATATATGAGGTTGTCACCGGAGCTGCCAAGAAGCAAGTAAAGGAGAGATCATCAGTCTCTAACCATAGCAGCACCAAATCCAAGTCAAACTCTAAAGTG GGTAAATACTCAAAGGTCGAAGTAAAAGATGAGGATGATGGATTAGATGAAGAGGAGGAAGAGCATGGCGATACCCTGTGTGGGGCATGTGGTGAGAACTATGCTTCAGATGAATTCTGGATTTGTTGTGACATATGCGAGAGGTGGTTCCATGGTAAGTGCGTGAAGATCACACCTGCGAAGGCTGAGCATATAAAGCAGTACAAATGCCCAACATGCAGCAACAAGAGGCCACGCCCTTGA